The following coding sequences are from one Sesamum indicum cultivar Zhongzhi No. 13 linkage group LG11, S_indicum_v1.0, whole genome shotgun sequence window:
- the LOC105173541 gene encoding sugar transport protein 14, with amino-acid sequence MAGGGVVDSKGGARAHLYEYRITPYFIFACIVGSMGGSLFGYDLGVSGGVTSMDDFLKEFFPGIYRRKQEHLQETDYCKYDNQILTLFTSSLYFAALVSTFGASHVTRNKGRRASIIFGSISFFIGAILNAAAQNIAMLIIGRIFLGFGIGFGNQAVPLYLSEMAPSKIRGAVNQLFQLTTCLGILVANFVNYGVERIHPWGWRLSLGLAAVPAILMFIGGIFLPETPNSLVEQGRLDEARQILEKVRGTPKVEAEFQDLIDASNAAKAIKHPFRNLLKRKNRPQLIIGALGIPAFQQLTGMNSILFYAPVIFQSLGFGAGASLYSSAITSAALVLATFISMAFVDKFGRRAFFLEAGCEMILCSVAIAITLALKFGQGEVLPKGIGIFLVVVICIFVLAYGRSWGPLGWLVPSELFPLETRSAGQSMVVCVNMIFTALIAQCFLAALCHLKYGIFLLFAGLIFIMSSFIFLLLPETKQVPIEEIHLLWQNHWFWRRYCGPDVKSQELQLQKKTDHQV; translated from the exons ATGGCGGGTGGAGGGGTTGTGGACTCAAAGGGTGGAGCAAGGGCTCATCTTTATGAGTACAGAATCACTCCTTATTTCATCTTTGCTTGCATTGTTGGTTCCATGGGGGGTTCCTTGTTTGGCTATGATCTTGGTGTTTCTG GTGGGGTGACTTCGATGGATGACTTCTTGAAGGAATTCTTTCCAGGCATATACCGAAGAAAACAGGAACATCTCCAAGAAACAGATTACTGCAAATATGACAATCAGATCCTAACTCTCTTTACATCCTCTCTGTACTTTGCGGCACTGGTTTCGACGTTTGGGGCTTCGCATGTAACCAGAAACAAAGGTCGGAGGGCCAGTATCATTTTTGGATCAATCAGTTTCTTCATAGGAGCTATCCTCAATGCGGCTGCACAAAACATTGCTATGCTGATCATTGGCCGAATATTTCTTGGCTTTGGCATTGGATTCGGCAACCAA GCAGTTCCTTTGTATCTCTCAGAAATGGCACCTTCAAAAATCCGTGGAGCCGTTAACCAACTCTTTCAACTCACTACCTGCTTGGGGATTCTTGTTGCCAACTTTGTTAATTATGGAGTTGAAAGAATCCATCCATGGGGATGGAGATTGTCTCTTGGTTTGGCTGCAGTTCCAGCTATCCTTATGTTCATCGGTGGTATTTTCCTCCCTGAGACTCCAAACAGTCTTGTGGAACAGGGGAGACTAGATGAAGCCAGACAGATCTTAGAAAAAGTTAGAGGCACTCCAAAAGTCGAAGCAGAATTTCAAGACCTCATTGATGCAAGCAATGCGGCTAAAGCCATAAAGCATCCATTCAGAAATCTtctgaaaaggaaaaatcgtCCCCAATTGATAATAGGAGCTCTCGGGATCCCAGCATTTCAACAACTAACTGGCATGAACTCAATTCTTTTCTACGCTCCGGTCATATTTCAAAGCTTAGGATTTGGTGCTGGAGCATCGCTATATTCGTCCGCTATTACTAGTGCAGCCCTTGTTCTGGCTACATTCATATCTATGGCTTTTGTTGACAAGTTTGGTAGAAGAGCTTTCTTTCTGGAAGCTGGCTGTGAGATGATACTCTGCTCG GTTGCCATTGCCATTACTTTGGCTCTAAAATTTGGACAGGGCGAAGTGCTTCCTAAAGGAATCGGCATCTTTCTAGTAGTCGTGATCTGCATATTCGTTCTTGCTTACGGTAGGTCTTGGGGTCCATTGGGCTGGTTAGTCCCCAGCGAGCTCTTTCCATTAGAGACAAGATCAGCAGGCCAGAGCATGGTGGTTTGTGTCAATATGATCTTCACAGCACTGATTGCTCAGTGTTTTCTCGCGGCTCTCTGTCATCTCAAATACGGTATTTTCTTGCTGTTTGCGGGCTTGATTTTCATCATGAGCAGCTTCATTTTCTTGCTGTTGCCGGAGACGAAGCAGGTCCCGATAGAGGAGATACATTTGCTATGGCAGAATCACTGGTTCTGGAGGAGATACTGTGGACCTGACGTCAAATCACAAGAACTGCAATTGCAAAAGAAAACTGATCATCAGGTTTAA
- the LOC105173543 gene encoding probable glycosyltransferase At3g07620, translated as MDYSIKFQKLFQIEKGKWLVLVGLVALTHLVCQSLMLPNGSALLSQLPDQKNNVLVKGSESSKHSSVKALVVDNPLKVGESNLDNDSLLVRGVKSTRVYNVGGHDDGSGLVEKEKQEKMNGDVMDDDFDFVEDETLRNVNVDMEEGFGMQNDSSQEQRSLYGNGEGESSHSLSLAQLAKRSSGVVVSKAETSKMLLDKTVTSSAASSTLVVSSAKPLLIKSVVERKTQSEVSTSDGSGRGASFIRINEKSDGEGHLLLGNNFASSNNGSSMSNKPVKKKMRCEMPPKTVTPLNEMQKLLVRHRARSRAMRPKWSSERDQEILSAKLKIENSPILKNDQDLYAPLFRNVSMFKRSYELMERVLKIYVYKEGNKPIFHQPTLKGLYASEGWFMKLMEGSKHFVVKDPRKAHLFYMPFSTRMLEYTLYVRNSHNRTNLRQYLKDYSEKIAAKYSFWNRTGGADHFLVACHDWAPYETRHHMEHCIKALCNADVTMGFKIGRDVSLPETYVRSARNPLRDLGGKPPSQRHILAFYAGNMHGYLRPILLKYWRDKEPDMKILGPMPPGVASKMNYIYHMKSSKYCICPKGYEVNSPRVVEAIFYECVPVIISDNFVPPFFEVLNWDAFSVIIAEKDIPNLRSILVSIPEEKYMDMQLGVRKVQQHFLWHAKPVKYDLFHMTLHSIWYNRVFQIKPR; from the exons ATGGATTACTCTATCAAATTCCAAAAACTATTTCAGATTGAGAAAGGGAAATGGCTGGTTTTGGTCGGTTTGGTTGCTTTGACTCATTTGGTCTGTCAGTCTTTGATGCTTCCGAATGGCAGTGCCCTTCTTTCACAGTTACCGGACCAGAAGAATAATGTACTTGTGAAGGGCAGTGAATCATCTAAGCACTCTTCTGTAAAGGCTTTGGTTGTTGACAACCCTCTTAAGGTTGGTGAGTCAAATCTGGATAATGATTCTCTATTGGTGCGAGGGGTAAAGAGCACGAGAGTTTACAATGTGGGCGGTCATGATGATGGCAGTGgattagtagaaaaggaaaagcaagaaaagatgaatggtgatgtcatggatgatgattttgattttgtcgAGGATGAGACATTACGCAATGTAAATGTAGACATGGAGGAGGGTTTTGGGATGCAAAATGATAGCAGCCAAGAGCAGCGCTCTCTCTATGGAAATGGGGAAGGTGAATCAAGCCACAGCCTTTCTCTTGCTCAGCTTGCAAAGAGAAGTTCTGGGGTGGTTGTATCAAAAGCTGAAACTAGTAAGATGCTACTAGACAAAACTGTTACTAGTTCTGCTGCTTCGTCAACTTTGGTTGTCTCATCAGCTAAGCCTTTGTTGATTAAATCTGTAGTTGAGAGAAAAACACAATCTGAAGTGAGCACCTCTGACGGTTCTGGTCGTGGTGCATCCTTCATTAGAATCAATGAAAAATCTGATGGTGAGGGTCATCTATTGCTGGGAAATAACTTTGCTTCTTCCAACAATGGTTCTTCAATGTCAAATAAGCCCGTTAAAAAGAAGATGAGGTGTGAGATGCCACCTAAAACAGTGACACCATTAAATGAGATGCAAAAGTTACTAGTCCGACATCGTGCTCGTTCGCGTGCAATG AGGCCAAAATGGTCCTCTGAGCGCGACCAGGAAATCTTAAGTGCAAAGTTAAAGATTGAAAATAGCCCCATTTTGAAGAATGATCAGGATCTGTATGCACCTCTATTTCGAAATGTCTCCATGTTCAAAAG GAGCTATGAACTCATGGAACGTGTACTGAAAATATACGTGTACAAAGAAGGCAATAAGCCAATCTTTCATCAACCAACACTCAAAGGATTATATGCATCTGAGGGATGGTTCATGAAACTGATGGAGGGAAGCAAACATTTTGTTGTCAAAGATCCAAGGAAGGCTCATTTGTTTTATATGCCATTCAGTACAAGGATGCTAGAGTACACGCTGTATGTGCGTAATTCCCACAACCGGACAAACCTACGTCAGTATTTGAAGGATTATTCAGAAAAAATTGCAGCAAAATATAGTTTCTGGAACAGAACTGGGGGTGCAgatcattttcttgttgcCTGCCATGATTGG GCTCCTTATGAGACGAGACACCACATGGAGCATTGCATTAAAGCCCTCTGTAATGCGGATGTAACCATGGGCTTCAAAATAGGGAGGGATGTCTCTCTCCCAGAAACATACGTCCGATCAGCAAGAAACCCTCTTAGAGATCTTGGAGGAAAACCACCATCACAAAGGCACATTCTTGCTTTCTATGCCGGAAACATGCATGGTTATCTTCGTCCAATCTTGCTCAAGTATTGGAGAGACAAGGAGCCTGATATGAAGATACTCGGTCCGATGCCTCCAGGTGTTGCAAGCAAAATGAATTACATATACCACATGAAAAGCAGCAAGTACTGCATTTGCCCAAAGGGCTACGAAGTCAACAGCCCAAGGGTAGTCGAAGCCATCTTTTACGAGTGTGTGCCGGTTATTATTTCCGATAACTTTGTGCCCCCATTCTTTGAGGTGTTAAACTGGGATGCGTTCTCAGTGATTATTGCAGAGAAAGACATTCCGAACTTGAGAAGCATTCTTGTTTCCATACCAGAGGAGAAGTATATGGATATGCAACTTGGTGTCCGTAAAGTCCAACAACATTTTTTATGGCATGCAAAGCCGGTGAAGTACGACCTCTTCCACATGACCCTTCATTCGATCTGGTACAATCGAGTTTTCCAAATAAAACCCAGATAA